The Populus alba chromosome 6, ASM523922v2, whole genome shotgun sequence genome contains a region encoding:
- the LOC118047980 gene encoding glycerophosphocholine acyltransferase 1 isoform X2, which produces MSNNEEHLEEISTTNGDSFEKVKQRLKDRSKKVAQTKEILSKQAVKIAKQAGEHESLINKVTHLLGVLGFGGFCFLLGARPQDIPYAYCFFYITFVPLRWIYYRFKKSHYYLLDFCYYANTIFLVYILLYPKNEKLFMVCFSFAEGPMAWALIVWRCSLVFSSVDKLVSALIHLLPGLVFFTIRWWNPATFEAMHQEETSRRVSWPYGVEDKSYLMTWLFWVPLFAYTLWQALYFLIVDVLRRQRLLRDPEVMTSYRELSKKAQKANNIWWRLSGLLGDQNRLLMYTLLQAIFTVATMALTVPIFLSYELHLVFQILKISAAAWNGGSFLLEVMPRQVILKEKKKSEMQPVPPEQDQSSPVMENAMEAEISAEVNEE; this is translated from the exons ATGTCGAACAACGAAGAGCATTTGGAGGAAATAAGCACAACAAATGGGGATTCATTTGAAAAGGTCAAACAGAGGCTCAAGGACCGATCTAAG AAAGTGGCTCAAACGAAAGAGATCCTGTCTAAACAGGCTGTTAAGATTGCCAAACAAGCCGGGGAACATGAAAGTCTTATTAACAAG GTGACTCATCTTCTTGGTGTTCTTGGCTTCGGGGGGTTTTGCTTCCTTCTGGGAGCGA GGCCACAAGATATTCCTTATGCGTACTGTTTCTTCTATATCACGTTTGTTCCTCTTCGGTGGATATACTATCGGTTCAAGAAATCGCATTATTATCTTCTG GATTTTTGCTATTATGCCAATACCATATTCTTGGTTTACATCCTTTTATATCCAAAGAATGAAAAGCTTTTCATGGTTTGCTTCTCATTTGCTGAA GGACCAATGGCATGGGCATTGATTGTTTGGCGTTGCAGCTTGGTTTTTAGTTCTGTTGACAAACTTGTTAGTGCCCTAATACATCTTCTACCTG GGTTGGTTTTCTTCACTATTCGGTGGTGGAATCCTGCAACCTTTGAAGCCATGCATCAAGAAGAAACTTCCCGCAGAGTCTCATGGCCGTATGGAGTGGAAGACAAATCCTACCTGATGACATGGTTGTTCTGGGTGCCCTTGTTTGCTTATACCCTGTGGCAGgctctttattttctcattGTCGATGTCCTACGTCGGCAGAGGCTCTTAAGAGATCCTGAAGTCATGACTTCTTACAG GGAACTGTCAAAAAAAGCCCAGAAAGCAAACAATATATGGTGGCGATTGAGTGGTTTGCTTGGGGACCAGAACCGCCTACTAATGTACACTCTGTTGCAAGCTATATTTACTGTGGCAACCATGGCACTCACAGTCCCCATCTTCTTGTCCTATGAATTGCATCTGGTTTTCCAAATACTCAAGATTTCAGCAGCTGCATGGAATGGAGGAAGCTTTCTACTAGAGGTAATGCCGAGGCAGGTGATTctcaaagagaagaagaaatcagAAATGCAGCCAGTACCTCCTGAGCAAGACCAATCATCACCTGTGATGGAAAATGCAATGGAGGCCGAAATCTCGGCTGAGGTGAACGAGGAATGA
- the LOC118047979 gene encoding myosin-17 yields MATTDNIIVGSHVWVEDPVLAWIDGEVLRINGEQVHVQATNGKTVVANISKVFPKDTEAPPGGVDDMTKLSYLHEPGVLHNLAARYELNEIYTYTGNILIAINPFQRLPHLYDTHMMEQYKGAAFGELSPHVFAVADVAYRQMINEGKSNSILVSGESGAGKTETTKMLMRYLAYMGGRSGVEGRTVEQQVLESNPVLEAFGNAKTVRNNNSSRFGKFVEIQFDKNGRISGAAIRTYLLERSRVCQVSDPERNYHCFYLLCAAPLEERERYKLENPKSFHYLNQTNCYKLDGVDDAEEYLATRRAMDIVGISEEEQEAIFRVVAAILHLGNIEFAKGEEIDSSVIKDQKSRFHLNMTAELLKCDAKSLEDALIQRVMVTPEEVITRTLDPLAAVLSRDALAKTIYSRLFDWLVDKINNSIGQDPNSKSLIGVLDIYGFESFKFNSFEQFCINFTNEKLQQHFNQHVFKMEQEEYTKEEINWSYIEFVDNQDVLDLIEKKPGGIIALLDEACMFPKSTHETFAQKLYQTFKNNKRFIKPKLSRTSFTISHYAGEVMYLADQFLDKNKDYVVAEHQDLLTASKCPFAAGLFPPLAEESSKSSKFSSIGSRFKLQLQSLMETLNSTEPHYIRCVKPNNLLKPAIFENANIIQQLRCGGVLEAIRISCAGYPTRRTFYEFLLRFGVLAPEVLEGNHDDKVACQMILDKMGLKGYQIGKTKVFLRAGQMAELDARRTEVLGNAARTIQRQIRTYIARKEFISLRRAAFHLQSHCRGVSARKLYEGLRQEAAALKIQKNFRRYTARKAYLTLCLSAISLQTGLRAMTARNEFRFRKQTKAAIIIQAKLRHHIAYSYYKRLQKAALVSQCGWRQRVARRELRKLKMAAKETGALKEAKDKLEKRVEELTWRLQLEKRLRTDLEEEKAQEIAKLQDALREMQIQVEEANARVIKEREEARKAIEEAPPIIKETPVIVQDTEKVESLTAEVESLKALLLSERQAAEEARKAHADGEARNSELAKKLEDAAKKMDQLQESVQRLEEKLSNSESENQVLRQQALTMSPTGKSLSARPKSMIIQRTPVNGNVANGEVKVASDIILAASNAREPESEEKPQKSLNEKQQENQDLLIKCVSQNLGFSGGKPVAACLIYKCLLHWRSFEVERTTVFDRIIQTIASSIEVPENNDVLAYWLSNSSTLLLLLQHTLKASGAASLTPQRRRTSSASLFGRMSQGLRASPQSSGLSFLNSRGLSRLDDLRQVEAKYPALLFKQQLTAFLEKIYGMIRDNLKKEISPLLGLCIQAPRTSRASLVKGRSQANAVAQQALIAHWQSIVKSLNSYLKTMKANNVPPFLVRKVFTQIFSFINVQLFNSLLLRRECCSFSNGEYVKAGLAELEQWCYEATEEFAGSAWDELKHIRQAVGFLVIHQKPKKTLNEITKELCPVLSIQQLYRISTMYWDDKYGTHSVSSDVISSMRVMMTEDSNNAVSSSFLLDDDSSIPFSVDDISKSMQQVDIADIDPPPLIRENSGFGFLLPRSE; encoded by the exons GCTACAACAGATAACATTATAGTAGGTTCTCATGTATGGGTTGAAGACCCTGTTTTGGCATGGATTGATGGAGAAGTTCTCAGGATCAACGGTGAACAAGTTCATGTTCAAGCCACTAATGGGAAAACA GTTGTTGCAAATATCTCCAAAGTATTTCCAAAGGATACTGAAGCTCCTCCTGGAGGTGTAGATGACATGACAAAGCTGTCATACTTGCATGAACCAGGAGTTCTGCATAACTTGGCTGCAAGATATGAACTTAATGAAATATAT ACATACACTGGAAATATACTGATTGCAATAAATCCATTCCAAAGATTACCACATCTGTATGATACGCACATGATGGAACAATATAAAGGTGCTGCATTTGGGGAGCTAAGCCCTCATGTTTTTGCAGTTGCAGATGTTGCATACAG GCAAATGATCAATGAGGGAAAGAGTAACTCGATTCTAGTTAGTGGAGAAAGTGGTGCTGGTAAGACCGAGACAACAAAGATGCTTATGCGGTATCTTGCATACATGGGTGGTCGATCAGGTGTGGAAGGGCGAACTGTTGAACAACAAGTGCTAGAA TCTAATCCAGTTCTTGAAGCATTTGGTAATGCCAAAACTGTTAGGAACAACAACTCCAG TCGATTTGGTAAATTTGTTGAGATTCAATTTGACAAGAATGGGAGGATATCAGGAGCAGCTATACGTACTTATTTACTTGAAAGGTCTCGTGTTTGCCAAGTTTCTGACCCTGAAAGAAACTATCACTGTTTTTACCTTCTGTGTGCTGCACCGCTGGAG GAAAGAGAGAGGTATAAGTTGGAAAACCCCAAATCATTCCATTACCTGAATCAGACCAACTGCTATAAGTTAGATGGAGTAGATGATGCTGAGGAATATCTTGCAACCAGAAGGGCAATGGATATAGTTGGCATTAGTGAGGAAGAGCAG GAGGCGATTTTTAGGGTTGTAGCTGCCATTCTGCATCTTGGGAACATTGAATTTGCAAAAGGAGAGGAAATAGATTCATCTGTTATCAAGGACCAGAAATCTAGGTTCCATCTCAACATGACAGCAGAACTACTAAA GTGTGATGCCAAGAGCTTGGAAGATGCGTTGATACAGCGTGTGATGGTAACACCTGAAGAGGTTATTACAAGAACTCTCGATCCTCTTGCTGCGGTTCTTAGCAGGGATGCCTTAGCTAAAACCATTTATTCCCGCTTATTTGATTG GCTTGtggataaaattaacaattctATTGGGCAAGATCCAAACTCAAAATCGTTGATTGGAGTTCTTGATATATATGGTTTTGAAAGTTTTAAGTTCAATAG TTTTGAGCAGTTCTGTATCAACTTTACAAATGAAAAACTTCAACAGCATTTCAATCag CATGTATTTAAAATGGAACAAGAAGAATAtacaaaagaagaaatcaaCTGGAGCTACATAGAATTTGTTGATAACCAAGATGTGTTGGATCTGATTGAGAAG AAACCTGGGGGTATCATAGCACTTCTTGATGAAGCCTG CATGTTTCCTAAATCTACACATGAAACATTTGCTCAGAAACTGTACCAgacatttaaaaacaacaagCGCTTCATCAAGCCTAAGCTTTCTCGTACTAGCTTTACCATATCTCACTATGCAGGGGAG GTGATGTATTTGGCTGATCAGTTCCtagacaaaaacaaagattaTGTAGTGGCAGAACATCAGGATCTTTTGACAGCTTCCAAATGCCCTTTTGCAGCTGGCCTATTTCCTCCACTTGCAGAGGAATCTTCGAAGTCATCTAAATTTTCTTCCATTGGGTCACGTTTTAAG CTACAACTCCAATCTTTGATGGAGACCTTGAATTCTACAGAGCCTCACTATATCAGATGCGTGAAGCCAAACAATTTACTAAAGCCTGCAATATTTGAGAATGCTAATATTATCCAGCAACTACGCTGTGGT ggTGTTCTTGAGGCAATTAGGATTAGCTGTGCTGGGTATCCTACAAGGCGGACATTTTATGAGTTTCTTCTCCGTTTTGGTGTTCTTGCTCCAGAAGTTTTGGAAGGAAA CCATGATGACAAGGTTGCTTGCCAAATGATTTTGGATAAAATGGGATTGAAAGGTTATCAG ATAGGCAAGACAAAAGTCTTTCTCAGAGCAGGTCAGATGGCTGAACTGGATGCAAGAAGAACAGAGGTACTTGGAAACGCAGCTAGAACCATACAAAGGCAAATCCGCACGTATATTGCACGCAAAGAGTTCATTTCATTGCGTCGGGCTGCCTTCCATTTACAATCTCATTGCCGAG GTGTATCGGCCCGCAAGCTATATGAAGGGTTGCGGCAAGAAGCAGCAGCTTTAAAAATTCAGAAGAATTTCAGGCGATACACTGCCAGGAAAGCCTACTTGACTCTATGTTTGTCAGCGATCTCTTTGCAGACAGGCTTAAGGGCAATGACTGCTCGCAATGAATTCCGATTCAGAAAGCAAACTAAAGCTGCGATTATTATCCAG GCGAAATTGCGTCACCACATAGCATATTCTTATTACAAGAGACTTCAGAAGGCTGCATTAGTTTCTCAATGTGGTTGGAGGCAAAGGGTTGCTCGTAGAGAGCTTAGGAAGCTCAAAATG GCTGCAAAGGAAACAGGGGCCCTTAAAGAAGCAAAGGACAAATTAGAAAAGCGTGTAGAAGAATTAACATGGCGATTGCAGTTAGAGAAGAGATTGAGG ACTGATCTGGAAGAGGAAAAGGCACAAGAAATTGCCAAGTTACAAGATGCTTTGCGTGAGATGCAAATCCAAGTTGAAGAAGCAAATGCCAGAGTAATCAAAGAACGAGAGGAAGCTCGGAAAGCAATTGAAGAAGCACCTCCAATTATTAAGGAGACCCCTGTAATAGTTCAAGACACAGAAAAGGTTGAATCATTAACAGCTGAGGTAGAAAGTTTGAAG GCTTTGCTGCTCTCAGAAAGACAGGCAGCAGAAGAGGCAAGGAAAGCTCATGCAGATGGTGAGGCTAGAAACTCAGAATTGGCTAAGAAACTAGAAGATGCAGCGAAAAAAATGGATCAGCTTCAGGAATCAGTCCAGAG GCTGGAGGAGAAACTTTCCAACTCAGAGTCAGAGAATCAAGTGCTTCGTCAACAGGCACTGACTATGTCACCAACAGGGAAATCTTTGTCTGCACGACCAAAATCAATGATTATCCAG AGGACTCCTGTGAATGGGAATGTTGCAAATGGAGAGGTGAAGGTGGCATCG GACATAATTCTTGCTGCATCAAATGCTCGTGAACCAGAATCTGAGGAAAAACCACAGAAATCTCTCAATGAAAAGCAGCAG GAGAACCAGGACCTGCTGATCAAATGTGTATCACAGAACTTGGGATTCTCCGGGGGGAAACCAGTTGCAGCCTGTCTCATATACAAATGTCTTCTTCACTGGAGGTCATTTGAAGTTGAAAGGACAACTGTTTTTGATCGTATCATTCAGACAATAGCTTCTTCCATTGAG GTCCCTGAAAACAATGATGTCTTAGCCTACTGGTTATCTAATTCATCCacattgctgctgctgctgcaacaCACACTCAAAGCAAGTGGTGCTGCTAGCTTGACACCACAAAGACGGAGAACATCATCTGCTTCTCTCTTTGGGAGAATGTCTCAA GGGCTAAGGGCATCTCCTCAGAGTTCTGGACTTTCATTTCTTAACAGTCGGGGGCTTAGTAGACTGGATGACTTGCGACAGGTTGAGGCTAAGTATCCAGCATTACTTTTCAAGCAGCAACTTACAGCCTTCCTTGAGAAGATATATGGAATGATACGAGACAATCTGAAGAAAGAAATCTCCCCATTGCTTGGGTTATGCATTCAG GCACCAAGGACTTCCAGGGCAAGTTTAGTAAAGGGTCGCTCTCAAGCTAATGCTGTTGCTCAGCAAGCTTTAATTGCTCATTGGCAAAGCATTGTCAAAAGCTTAAATAGCTACTTGAAGACAATGAAAGCAAACAAT GTACCTCCCTTCTTAGTGCGTAAAGTGTTCACTCAAATATTCTCTTTCATCAATGTTCAGTTGTTCAACAG TCTTCTTTTACGGCGCGAGTGTTGCTCATTCAGTAATGGAGAATATGTAAAAGCTGGTTTGGCTGAATTAGAACAGTGGTGCTATGAGGCAACTGAGGAA TTTGCAGGCTCAGCTTGGGATGAATTAAAGCATATAAGACAGGCTGTTGGATTCCTA GTCATACATCAAAAGCCCAAAAAGACGTTGAATGAAATAACGAAAGAGCTTTGCCCG GTGCTGAGCATACAGCAGCTGTACAGGATCAGTACCATGTACTGGGATGATAAATATGGCACCCATAGTGTGTCCTCAGAT GTTATATCTAGTATGAGAGTTATGATGACAGAGGATTCAAACAACGCTGTTAgcagttcttttcttttggacGATGATTCAAG CATCCCATTTTCTGTGGATGACATCTCCAAGTCAATGCAACAAGTAGACATAGCTGACATCGATCCTCCTCCATTAATTCGTGAAAACTCTGGTTTCGGGTTCTTACTTCCACGATCCGAGTGA
- the LOC118047980 gene encoding glycerophosphocholine acyltransferase 1 isoform X1, with translation MSNNEEHLEEISTTNGDSFEKVKQRLKDRSKKVAQTKEILSKQAVKIAKQAGEHESLINKVRLINKVTHLLGVLGFGGFCFLLGARPQDIPYAYCFFYITFVPLRWIYYRFKKSHYYLLDFCYYANTIFLVYILLYPKNEKLFMVCFSFAEGPMAWALIVWRCSLVFSSVDKLVSALIHLLPGLVFFTIRWWNPATFEAMHQEETSRRVSWPYGVEDKSYLMTWLFWVPLFAYTLWQALYFLIVDVLRRQRLLRDPEVMTSYRELSKKAQKANNIWWRLSGLLGDQNRLLMYTLLQAIFTVATMALTVPIFLSYELHLVFQILKISAAAWNGGSFLLEVMPRQVILKEKKKSEMQPVPPEQDQSSPVMENAMEAEISAEVNEE, from the exons ATGTCGAACAACGAAGAGCATTTGGAGGAAATAAGCACAACAAATGGGGATTCATTTGAAAAGGTCAAACAGAGGCTCAAGGACCGATCTAAG AAAGTGGCTCAAACGAAAGAGATCCTGTCTAAACAGGCTGTTAAGATTGCCAAACAAGCCGGGGAACATGAAAGTCTTATTAACAAGGTTCGTCTTATTAACAAG GTGACTCATCTTCTTGGTGTTCTTGGCTTCGGGGGGTTTTGCTTCCTTCTGGGAGCGA GGCCACAAGATATTCCTTATGCGTACTGTTTCTTCTATATCACGTTTGTTCCTCTTCGGTGGATATACTATCGGTTCAAGAAATCGCATTATTATCTTCTG GATTTTTGCTATTATGCCAATACCATATTCTTGGTTTACATCCTTTTATATCCAAAGAATGAAAAGCTTTTCATGGTTTGCTTCTCATTTGCTGAA GGACCAATGGCATGGGCATTGATTGTTTGGCGTTGCAGCTTGGTTTTTAGTTCTGTTGACAAACTTGTTAGTGCCCTAATACATCTTCTACCTG GGTTGGTTTTCTTCACTATTCGGTGGTGGAATCCTGCAACCTTTGAAGCCATGCATCAAGAAGAAACTTCCCGCAGAGTCTCATGGCCGTATGGAGTGGAAGACAAATCCTACCTGATGACATGGTTGTTCTGGGTGCCCTTGTTTGCTTATACCCTGTGGCAGgctctttattttctcattGTCGATGTCCTACGTCGGCAGAGGCTCTTAAGAGATCCTGAAGTCATGACTTCTTACAG GGAACTGTCAAAAAAAGCCCAGAAAGCAAACAATATATGGTGGCGATTGAGTGGTTTGCTTGGGGACCAGAACCGCCTACTAATGTACACTCTGTTGCAAGCTATATTTACTGTGGCAACCATGGCACTCACAGTCCCCATCTTCTTGTCCTATGAATTGCATCTGGTTTTCCAAATACTCAAGATTTCAGCAGCTGCATGGAATGGAGGAAGCTTTCTACTAGAGGTAATGCCGAGGCAGGTGATTctcaaagagaagaagaaatcagAAATGCAGCCAGTACCTCCTGAGCAAGACCAATCATCACCTGTGATGGAAAATGCAATGGAGGCCGAAATCTCGGCTGAGGTGAACGAGGAATGA